The following coding sequences lie in one Heyndrickxia oleronia genomic window:
- a CDS encoding serine hydrolase domain-containing protein, with translation MQTKQTEKVISSIEKSFIKQVQKDKNLKSAFLLVHSEKKGIYLNIAEGEMNVNQPAYMASVGKIFTSVLISMLYENGQLSFEDRITKYLDQELVKQLHVYKGKDYTNEIKIKHLLNQTSGLYDNFRPLLEKLLNDPNFTMSPQETIIWAKTHQTPHFPPGKGFNYTDTNYHLLGLIIEKITGIPFHVAMNQYIYQPLGMMNSSVLHYSHPLDEDTQYLADFYINNNNLTNHKGYAGLDYAGGGVVSTGEDMLKFMKALTTYQLVKKETLEKMMNDKAKYGVGIEYGYGIMQFKTVPLLMPKLFNVWGHAGATGAYLFYHPKMDAYFIGTFNDFSYERKGVKFMLMKVINQLRKIK, from the coding sequence GTGCAAACAAAACAAACTGAAAAAGTCATCAGTTCTATTGAAAAATCATTCATAAAACAAGTACAAAAAGACAAAAACTTAAAAAGTGCATTTTTACTTGTACATTCAGAAAAGAAAGGTATCTATTTAAATATCGCAGAAGGGGAAATGAATGTAAATCAGCCAGCATACATGGCAAGCGTAGGAAAAATATTTACTTCCGTTTTGATAAGTATGCTATATGAAAACGGTCAATTATCATTCGAAGACCGTATTACAAAATATTTAGATCAAGAATTAGTCAAACAACTTCATGTATATAAAGGCAAGGATTATACGAATGAGATTAAAATTAAACATCTACTCAATCAAACATCAGGTTTATATGATAATTTCCGTCCATTACTAGAAAAACTTCTGAATGATCCAAATTTTACTATGAGCCCACAAGAGACAATTATTTGGGCAAAAACACATCAAACACCTCATTTTCCTCCAGGTAAAGGTTTTAACTATACCGATACAAACTATCATCTATTAGGATTAATCATAGAAAAAATAACAGGGATACCCTTTCATGTCGCTATGAATCAATATATTTATCAGCCCCTCGGTATGATGAATTCATCTGTACTACACTATTCTCATCCATTAGATGAAGATACCCAATATTTAGCAGACTTTTATATTAATAATAACAACTTAACTAATCACAAAGGATATGCAGGACTCGATTATGCCGGCGGTGGAGTAGTATCTACTGGAGAAGATATGTTGAAGTTCATGAAGGCTTTAACAACCTATCAATTAGTGAAAAAGGAAACGCTTGAGAAAATGATGAATGATAAAGCAAAGTATGGTGTAGGAATTGAATATGGTTATGGAATTATGCAGTTTAAAACAGTTCCACTACTCATGCCGAAACTATTTAATGTCTGGGGACATGCAGGTGCAACAGGAGCCTATTTATTTTATCACCCTAAGATGGATGCTTATTTTATTGGTACTTTTAATGACTTTTCTTATGAAAGAAAAGGTGTCAAATTTATGTTAATGAAAGTAATAAACCAATTGAGAAAGATTAAATGA
- a CDS encoding FAD-dependent oxidoreductase, protein MSFLKDTLSIFKKRELSFLECHKESENVYTFLFEKDSDITWKAGQHGLFNIIHRKIKNPTRPFTLAAAPSENIVRITIKIDENPSEFKYAMLELKQGMKISMSGPVGGFYLKENIPSLLIAGGIGITPFRSILKQLEEEGDSIRKPIHLLYMDSKKSFLFKEELDAIANHPSISVTYLDSRDGLYQEIEKFTSLYNNNSKYFIAGPISMVNSIASYLQNNGVLKRNIKKDVFYGYK, encoded by the coding sequence ATGAGCTTCTTAAAAGATACGTTGTCGATTTTTAAAAAGAGAGAGTTATCATTTTTAGAGTGCCATAAAGAATCAGAAAACGTTTATACTTTTTTATTTGAAAAAGATAGTGATATAACTTGGAAAGCTGGGCAACATGGTTTGTTTAATATTATTCATAGGAAAATTAAAAATCCTACACGACCATTTACTTTAGCAGCCGCACCTTCTGAAAATATTGTTAGAATCACAATAAAAATTGATGAAAATCCAAGTGAGTTTAAATATGCGATGTTAGAGCTGAAACAGGGAATGAAAATTAGCATGAGTGGGCCAGTAGGGGGCTTTTATTTAAAAGAAAATATCCCATCACTCTTAATTGCCGGTGGTATTGGTATTACACCATTTAGATCAATATTAAAGCAACTAGAAGAGGAAGGGGATAGCATCAGGAAACCAATTCACCTACTCTATATGGATAGCAAAAAGTCATTTTTGTTTAAAGAGGAACTTGATGCAATTGCAAACCACCCTTCAATTAGTGTTACTTATCTTGATTCAAGGGATGGCTTATATCAAGAAATAGAAAAGTTCACATCTTTATATAATAACAATAGTAAATACTTTATTGCAGGACCAATTTCAATGGTAAATTCAATTGCTTCCTATTTGCAAAATAATGGTGTCCTAAAAAGGAATATTAAAAAGGATGTTTTTTACGGTTATAAATAA
- a CDS encoding iron chaperone, whose translation MNEFLAGIDDPFQREKTEEVFNWIKHKYPHLKTEIKWNQPMFTDHGTFIIGFSVSKKHLAVAPESVTITHVEDDIVKAGYDYTKELIRIPWNKPVEYSLLEKMIEFNIWDKANCTTFWRK comes from the coding sequence ATGAATGAGTTTTTAGCAGGGATTGATGATCCTTTTCAAAGAGAAAAAACGGAAGAAGTGTTTAATTGGATAAAACATAAGTATCCACATTTAAAGACTGAAATTAAATGGAATCAGCCGATGTTTACTGATCATGGTACATTCATAATCGGCTTTAGTGTGTCTAAAAAGCATTTAGCCGTTGCCCCTGAAAGTGTAACAATAACCCATGTAGAGGATGATATTGTGAAAGCTGGATACGACTACACCAAGGAGTTGATTCGAATTCCATGGAATAAACCAGTTGAATACTCACTACTAGAGAAAATGATTGAGTTTAATATTTGGGACAAGGCAAATTGTACGACTTTTTGGAGGAAATAA
- a CDS encoding GNAT family N-acetyltransferase — translation MIEHKKFPNLETDRLLLRNITNEDVDFIYRLFSDERVCKFLYDEEIYISRKDAIEFVEWNQDPEEKGHNRWVLVKKGANKEQIGTCGYDNWDRMNNIAEIGYDLWHEFWGQGYMKEALISAIESGFNHMKLNRINAFVALDNVNSMKLLEKLGFVNEGVYRDKHLFRGKYYDHYSFSLLKRDWNQQ, via the coding sequence ATGATTGAACATAAAAAATTTCCGAATTTAGAAACAGATAGGTTGTTATTGCGAAATATAACTAATGAGGATGTTGATTTTATTTATAGGCTTTTTAGTGATGAAAGAGTATGTAAATTTTTATATGATGAAGAAATATATATAAGTAGAAAGGATGCAATAGAGTTTGTTGAGTGGAATCAAGATCCAGAAGAAAAGGGACACAATCGTTGGGTATTAGTTAAAAAAGGTGCTAACAAAGAACAAATTGGAACTTGTGGATATGATAATTGGGACAGAATGAACAATATTGCGGAAATAGGCTATGATTTATGGCACGAATTTTGGGGACAAGGATATATGAAAGAAGCATTAATTAGTGCAATTGAAAGTGGATTTAATCATATGAAATTGAATAGAATTAATGCTTTTGTTGCTTTAGATAATGTCAACTCTATGAAGTTATTAGAAAAACTTGGATTTGTAAATGAAGGAGTATATAGAGATAAGCATTTATTTAGGGGGAAATATTATGACCATTATTCCTTTTCCTTGTTAAAAAGAGATTGGAACCAACAATAA
- a CDS encoding cysteine peptidase family C39 domain-containing protein, with protein sequence MFIVRTAILWMIISIIINAHLMTLPIPIFRKRDYPTNYLIKRNNRIDLQNNRECAAFSTAYVLRHFGMEADGDELYTNFSSKMKSGNVYPKGIRTVLREKGFKTIYYKGNINSLKYEVSKGIPVIVFIKVHKDRKNLHFVPVVGYDTEYIYLSESLSQLVNCNDDNKSYNRKVPINEFGKLWNVKNVNMLFYSNTFITVDVIQS encoded by the coding sequence ATGTTTATCGTTAGAACAGCTATTTTGTGGATGATTATATCAATTATCATTAATGCACATTTAATGACATTACCCATACCTATTTTTCGAAAAAGAGATTATCCAACTAACTATCTAATTAAACGAAATAATAGAATAGATTTACAAAACAATAGGGAATGTGCAGCATTTTCAACGGCATATGTGTTGCGTCATTTTGGAATGGAGGCCGATGGTGATGAGTTATATACTAATTTCTCTAGTAAAATGAAGTCGGGCAATGTATATCCAAAGGGAATTCGTACGGTGTTAAGAGAAAAGGGATTTAAAACAATATATTATAAAGGAAATATTAATTCATTAAAGTACGAGGTTAGTAAAGGAATTCCTGTAATTGTTTTTATTAAAGTTCATAAAGATCGTAAAAATTTGCATTTTGTTCCTGTCGTAGGATATGACACGGAGTATATTTACCTTTCGGAATCATTAAGTCAACTGGTGAATTGTAATGATGATAATAAGAGCTATAATCGAAAAGTTCCCATTAATGAATTTGGGAAATTATGGAATGTGAAAAATGTTAATATGCTTTTTTATAGCAATACATTTATTACCGTAGACGTCATACAGAGCTAA
- a CDS encoding GNAT family N-acetyltransferase, protein MDNPVICTERLILRRMTKDDTKNLMEIFSDPVAMRYYPSTKNESETMEWIEWTQKNYDKYGVGLWIVEDKVTGEFLGQCGIVPQEVDGVKEMEIGYLFVRRVWGNGYATEAALACKNYGFEQLKLNRMVSLPDVNNIPSTKVAERIGMQVMKTINKWGKEVYVYSVSI, encoded by the coding sequence ATGGACAATCCAGTTATATGCACGGAAAGGTTAATTTTAAGACGAATGACTAAAGATGATACTAAAAATTTGATGGAAATCTTTTCAGACCCAGTAGCAATGAGGTATTATCCTTCAACCAAAAACGAAAGTGAAACAATGGAATGGATTGAATGGACTCAGAAAAATTATGATAAATATGGGGTAGGTTTATGGATAGTAGAAGATAAAGTGACTGGAGAATTTCTTGGACAATGTGGAATTGTACCTCAGGAAGTAGATGGTGTAAAGGAGATGGAAATAGGTTATTTATTTGTACGGCGTGTCTGGGGGAATGGATATGCTACAGAGGCAGCTTTAGCTTGTAAGAATTACGGATTTGAACAATTAAAATTAAATAGGATGGTCTCATTGCCCGATGTAAACAATATTCCTTCAACTAAAGTGGCTGAACGGATTGGTATGCAGGTGATGAAAACTATAAATAAATGGGGAAAAGAAGTATATGTTTATTCTGTCTCTATTTAA
- a CDS encoding dihydrofolate reductase family protein has translation MAKKIEQNKFKIGGETDMRKLVLFMHVSLDGYASDSNGGLDWIPYDEELEKYAEEVVAQVGAPVYGRTTYRMMESYWPAELDNPNASKHDMEHAKWLQDVKKIVISSTMDKVEWNNTMLIKDNIAEEIKVLKEQPGKNLVIFGSPGAAKTLLKLGLIDEFLLTICPVVLGGGKSVFDGDCEKIRLKLLSSRTLQSGIIAARYELEK, from the coding sequence ATGGCCAAAAAAATTGAACAAAATAAATTCAAAATCGGAGGAGAAACAGACATGAGAAAACTCGTATTGTTCATGCATGTATCACTGGACGGGTATGCGTCGGATTCAAACGGAGGACTCGATTGGATTCCGTACGATGAGGAATTAGAGAAATACGCGGAGGAGGTCGTAGCCCAAGTCGGAGCTCCCGTTTACGGACGGACGACGTATCGCATGATGGAGAGCTACTGGCCCGCAGAGCTGGACAATCCTAATGCTTCGAAGCACGATATGGAGCATGCCAAATGGCTGCAGGATGTTAAGAAGATCGTCATTTCCAGCACGATGGACAAGGTGGAATGGAACAATACGATGCTAATCAAGGATAATATCGCAGAGGAAATCAAGGTACTCAAAGAGCAGCCCGGCAAAAATCTCGTTATCTTTGGCAGCCCGGGAGCGGCTAAGACACTGCTTAAGCTAGGCCTGATTGATGAATTCCTACTTACAATTTGTCCAGTCGTCCTGGGCGGCGGAAAATCGGTTTTCGACGGCGACTGCGAGAAAATCAGGCTCAAGTTGCTTTCCAGCCGAACGCTCCAGTCGGGCATTATCGCGGCCCGCTATGAGTTGGAGAAATAG
- a CDS encoding GNAT family N-acetyltransferase — translation MVNLILMSKENKHILENMYQFYHYDFSEFTQEDINRQGLYDVDLEYFWQDPRWNPFFINQDGKGIGFLVVLFENDDVAPDPTHVIYDFMILKKYRRNGLGKKAAIKAFNLYNGNWKVAQMALNEPAKQFWRNIIKEYTNDSYTEIYRHDLKKYIQTFCSKN, via the coding sequence TTGGTTAATCTTATTTTGATGTCTAAGGAAAATAAACATATTTTGGAGAATATGTATCAGTTTTATCATTATGATTTTAGCGAATTTACACAGGAAGATATAAATAGGCAAGGATTATATGATGTGGATTTAGAGTATTTCTGGCAAGACCCACGATGGAATCCTTTCTTTATAAATCAAGATGGGAAAGGTATAGGTTTTCTAGTTGTTTTATTTGAAAACGATGATGTTGCCCCTGACCCGACACATGTAATTTATGACTTTATGATTCTTAAGAAATATAGAAGGAATGGATTAGGAAAAAAGGCAGCAATAAAAGCATTTAATCTTTATAATGGAAATTGGAAAGTTGCTCAAATGGCTTTAAATGAACCAGCAAAACAATTTTGGAGAAATATAATTAAAGAATACACGAATGATTCATATACCGAAATATATAGGCATGACTTAAAAAAGTACATCCAAACTTTTTGTTCCAAAAATTGA
- a CDS encoding PhzF family phenazine biosynthesis isomerase translates to MKSIKVYHYDAFSIEPNKGNPAGVILNGDDLTDEEMQEVALKVEFNETAFPVKSNIADLRIRYFTPGHEMNLCGHATIATVYALKTRGLLGDKTNFTIETKAGVLPIKIDSTTDNDTYITMKQASPQFIDFKGSKEDLANSIGVNKEDIEDELPILYGSTGTWTLLIPIKTLDAFKKMKPNNKLFPSILKEMPKASIHPFCLETYDSDADMHARHFSSPFSGTIEDAVTGTASGVMGAYFAKYIKRDFEESLNLVVEQGQEIGKNGRVMVRVSNNEDNYVIEITGNAVFVKEFDVLIEK, encoded by the coding sequence GTGAAATCGATTAAGGTTTATCATTATGATGCTTTTAGTATAGAGCCCAATAAAGGGAATCCAGCAGGGGTTATTTTAAATGGAGATGACTTAACGGACGAGGAAATGCAGGAAGTTGCTCTAAAAGTAGAGTTTAATGAAACTGCTTTTCCAGTTAAATCTAATATTGCTGACCTTAGGATACGGTATTTTACACCAGGTCACGAAATGAACCTATGTGGACACGCAACAATCGCAACTGTATATGCTTTAAAAACGAGAGGATTATTAGGGGATAAAACAAATTTTACAATCGAAACAAAAGCAGGAGTTTTACCAATAAAGATTGATTCAACTACTGATAATGATACATATATAACTATGAAACAGGCTTCACCACAGTTTATTGATTTTAAAGGTTCTAAGGAGGACTTAGCTAACTCAATAGGAGTAAACAAAGAGGATATTGAAGATGAATTACCGATATTATATGGAAGTACAGGTACTTGGACACTTTTAATTCCAATAAAAACACTTGATGCATTTAAGAAAATGAAACCCAATAACAAGTTATTTCCCTCTATCTTAAAAGAAATGCCAAAAGCATCAATTCATCCGTTTTGTTTAGAGACCTATGATTCGGATGCCGATATGCACGCCCGACACTTTTCTTCACCTTTCTCAGGTACTATTGAGGATGCAGTTACGGGAACTGCTTCTGGGGTAATGGGTGCATATTTTGCAAAATATATAAAAAGAGATTTTGAAGAATCACTAAACCTTGTTGTAGAGCAGGGGCAGGAAATTGGTAAAAATGGTCGGGTAATGGTACGAGTGTCTAATAATGAAGATAATTATGTCATAGAGATAACTGGAAATGCAGTCTTTGTTAAAGAGTTCGATGTTTTAATAGAAAAATAG
- the trpS gene encoding tryptophan--tRNA ligase: protein MKKEILLTGDRPTGKLHIGHYIGSLKNRVKLQDQYNSFIMIADQQALTDNARNPEKIRNSITEVALDYLSVGIDPSKVNIFIQSQIPELNELTMHYLNIVTVSRLKRNPTVKNEIKEKNFEESLPTGFLIYPVSQTADITAFKATVVPAGEDQIPMIEQAREIVRSFNSIYKKEVLLEPNVLLPEKGLGRLPGIDGKAKMSKSLGNAIYLSDSPDIIKNKVMSMYTDPNHIRIEDPGNVENNTVFSYLDAFCLDKLHLEEMKEHYRRGGLGDVKVKKYLNDILQAELEPIRNKRNYYEQHLDFVFEVLKRGSQNARLVAAETLSEVREAIGINYF, encoded by the coding sequence TTGAAAAAAGAAATTTTGTTAACAGGAGATCGACCTACAGGTAAACTTCATATTGGGCATTATATAGGTTCCTTGAAAAATCGAGTTAAATTACAAGACCAATACAATAGTTTTATAATGATTGCAGATCAACAAGCATTAACTGATAATGCAAGAAACCCTGAAAAAATTAGAAACAGCATTACTGAAGTAGCGTTAGATTACTTATCAGTAGGTATCGATCCCTCTAAAGTAAATATCTTTATTCAGTCACAAATTCCAGAACTTAATGAATTAACGATGCATTACCTTAATATTGTTACAGTTTCTAGACTTAAAAGAAATCCTACAGTTAAAAATGAAATTAAGGAAAAGAATTTTGAAGAAAGTTTACCTACTGGATTCCTTATTTACCCAGTTAGTCAAACAGCAGATATTACAGCTTTTAAAGCGACCGTCGTTCCAGCTGGGGAAGATCAAATACCTATGATTGAACAAGCCAGAGAAATTGTTAGGAGCTTTAATTCTATATACAAAAAAGAAGTACTACTCGAACCCAATGTATTACTTCCGGAAAAAGGTTTAGGGAGATTACCTGGTATTGATGGTAAAGCAAAAATGAGTAAATCATTAGGTAATGCAATATACCTTTCGGACTCCCCAGACATTATTAAAAATAAGGTTATGTCAATGTATACAGATCCAAATCATATAAGGATTGAAGATCCAGGAAATGTGGAAAATAATACTGTCTTTTCATACTTAGATGCATTTTGTTTAGATAAATTACATTTAGAAGAAATGAAAGAACATTATAGAAGGGGAGGTTTAGGAGACGTAAAAGTGAAAAAATATTTGAATGATATACTTCAAGCAGAATTAGAACCAATTAGAAATAAAAGAAACTATTATGAACAACATTTAGATTTTGTATTTGAAGTATTGAAGAGAGGCAGTCAAAATGCACGTTTAGTAGCAGCAGAAACACTTTCAGAGGTGAGAGAAGCGATTGGAATTAATTATTTTTAA
- a CDS encoding DUF3889 domain-containing protein: protein MKKLLICLFITVIFSSHNFFLNNFINTTYAQQKPIPSYAKWGQIAIQKTKEKYPQAKIIDYLHIGSDKKGDTSLEKFKLWLKQNNKEFGVFVDILFDSKTEQIIDVKFRETTRG from the coding sequence TTGAAAAAGCTGCTAATTTGTTTATTCATAACTGTAATTTTTAGCTCTCATAATTTCTTTCTAAACAATTTTATCAATACAACGTATGCACAACAGAAACCTATCCCCTCTTATGCTAAATGGGGCCAAATTGCTATACAAAAGACAAAAGAAAAGTATCCTCAAGCAAAGATTATTGATTATCTTCATATTGGGAGTGACAAGAAAGGGGATACCTCTTTAGAAAAATTCAAATTATGGTTAAAGCAAAACAACAAAGAATTTGGTGTATTTGTCGATATTTTATTTGATAGTAAAACGGAACAAATAATTGATGTTAAATTCAGAGAAACAACAAGAGGTTAA
- a CDS encoding SDR family NAD(P)-dependent oxidoreductase — protein MLKNSKIIVTGAASGIGKEIVKQCLKEGAVVIACDINEESLNDLKRSIDVRNVLHTYQLDVSRYEEVSRFFQYIEIEHPEINGLVNNAGIYLAKNIVDYQIDEIDKVLDINVKGFVYFSQMFGKKLLQTERQGVIVNMSSVSGIEGSSDAIYGLSKAAILGLTKSCAMNFSPYIRVNAVAPTMVNTPMMGVIPDWRKEEYLSHELIHTPVMPEDVADTVVFLLSDKSKHYTGATFDINNGGYLR, from the coding sequence ATGCTTAAAAATAGCAAAATTATAGTAACTGGTGCGGCCTCTGGAATCGGAAAAGAAATTGTTAAGCAATGTTTAAAAGAAGGTGCTGTAGTAATAGCATGTGATATTAATGAAGAATCTTTAAATGATTTAAAACGATCAATAGATGTCCGAAATGTTTTGCACACATATCAGTTAGATGTAAGTAGGTACGAAGAGGTTTCTAGATTCTTCCAGTATATAGAAATAGAACATCCAGAAATAAATGGGTTGGTTAATAATGCAGGAATTTATTTAGCCAAAAATATAGTGGACTATCAAATTGATGAAATTGATAAAGTCCTAGATATAAATGTAAAAGGATTCGTTTATTTTTCGCAAATGTTCGGCAAGAAATTGCTTCAAACTGAGCGGCAGGGGGTGATAGTAAATATGTCTTCAGTCTCAGGTATTGAAGGTAGCTCAGATGCGATATATGGGTTATCAAAAGCTGCCATACTGGGTTTAACTAAGAGCTGTGCAATGAACTTCTCACCGTACATCCGAGTGAATGCGGTTGCTCCTACGATGGTTAATACTCCAATGATGGGCGTCATTCCTGATTGGAGGAAGGAGGAATATTTAAGTCACGAACTCATTCATACTCCTGTAATGCCTGAAGATGTTGCTGATACTGTCGTCTTCTTATTATCAGATAAGTCCAAGCATTATACAGGTGCAACATTTGATATTAATAATGGTGGTTATCTAAGATAG
- a CDS encoding GNAT family N-acetyltransferase yields MGFEYFILNSIPAVDVLNGILELHKDIFGTSDDLINKMASKPQLLVITAMDGKKVIGYKIGYAIDNNKFYSWLGGVDPNYRKHGIASMLMEKQHQYLKENGYKVVQTKTMNKWRNMLILNIKNGFDVIDTYTDKKGLHKIILEKNLLN; encoded by the coding sequence TTGGGTTTTGAGTACTTTATTCTTAATTCAATACCTGCAGTTGATGTTTTAAATGGAATTTTGGAATTACATAAAGATATATTCGGTACTTCTGACGATTTGATTAACAAAATGGCAAGCAAACCTCAATTATTAGTAATTACTGCAATGGATGGCAAAAAAGTTATTGGGTATAAGATTGGATATGCAATTGATAATAATAAATTTTATAGTTGGTTAGGTGGTGTGGATCCTAATTACAGAAAACATGGGATTGCTTCCATGCTAATGGAAAAGCAGCATCAATATTTAAAGGAAAATGGCTATAAGGTTGTTCAAACAAAAACAATGAATAAATGGCGTAATATGTTAATTTTAAACATTAAAAATGGTTTTGATGTAATAGATACTTATACGGATAAAAAAGGCTTACATAAAATTATACTTGAAAAAAATTTACTCAACTAA
- a CDS encoding NADP-dependent oxidoreductase: MRAMVIDRYGKVPMRLAEMPTPEIGEYEVLAEIHAASINPIDFKLRDGKVKLLVKYKMPLILGNDFSGVVAKVGAKVTRFKVGDEIYGRPRKSKIGTFAEYIAIHEDDIALKPKNLSFEEAASIPLVGLTSYQALKDILQLQKGQKILIQAGAGGVGTFAIQLAKLMGATVATTASEAGANLVKSLGADEIINYKTEQFEEILKNYDAVFDTLGGEILEKSFEVIKSGGKIVSVSGLPNARFGKEYGSGFFKTMLFSMASHKLTALEKKYNVQYTFLFMKPSGEQLRIIANFIETGKIKPIIDRVFPFKDAQKAMEYAESGRAKGKIILKIK; encoded by the coding sequence ATGAGAGCAATGGTTATCGATAGGTATGGGAAAGTTCCAATGAGATTGGCAGAAATGCCCACACCTGAAATTGGTGAATATGAGGTACTCGCAGAAATTCATGCAGCTAGTATTAATCCGATTGATTTTAAGCTGCGCGATGGGAAAGTAAAATTGCTAGTTAAATATAAAATGCCTCTTATCTTAGGGAATGACTTTTCTGGTGTCGTTGCAAAGGTTGGCGCCAAAGTCACTCGTTTTAAAGTCGGTGACGAAATATATGGCCGTCCACGTAAGAGTAAGATCGGTACTTTTGCTGAATATATCGCTATTCATGAAGATGATATCGCCTTAAAACCTAAAAATTTGAGCTTTGAGGAAGCAGCATCGATTCCATTGGTTGGACTAACCTCCTATCAAGCCCTAAAAGACATTTTACAATTACAAAAAGGACAAAAAATCTTAATTCAAGCTGGGGCTGGTGGGGTTGGTACCTTTGCTATTCAACTGGCTAAATTAATGGGAGCCACTGTTGCGACGACTGCCAGTGAAGCAGGGGCTAATTTAGTAAAATCTCTTGGTGCAGATGAAATTATAAATTATAAGACGGAACAATTTGAAGAGATACTGAAAAATTATGATGCCGTATTTGATACACTTGGGGGCGAGATACTCGAAAAGTCATTTGAAGTGATAAAAAGCGGAGGAAAAATTGTCTCCGTATCGGGATTACCGAATGCTCGCTTCGGTAAAGAATATGGTTCCGGATTTTTTAAAACTATGTTGTTTTCAATGGCAAGTCATAAATTGACTGCGCTTGAAAAAAAGTATAATGTTCAATATACGTTTTTGTTTATGAAACCAAGTGGAGAACAATTACGTATAATCGCAAACTTTATTGAGACTGGTAAAATAAAACCTATCATTGATAGAGTTTTTCCTTTTAAAGATGCTCAAAAAGCGATGGAATATGCGGAGTCAGGAAGGGCGAAAGGGAAAATAATATTAAAAATTAAATAG
- a CDS encoding ArsR/SmtB family transcription factor: MNKQDQLNMIKEDFINCQKVLLAIGDETRQSILLVLMGTDCQTGLRVGEITEQTHLSRPAVSHHLKVLRDAGIVFMRKEGTKNFYYINVRTELSLLRTLVLDIDKFMQSFYGNDGI; the protein is encoded by the coding sequence ATGAATAAACAGGACCAACTAAATATGATCAAAGAGGATTTTATTAATTGTCAAAAAGTATTGTTGGCAATTGGTGACGAAACACGTCAGTCGATCCTGTTAGTTCTAATGGGGACGGATTGTCAAACAGGATTACGTGTAGGTGAAATCACTGAACAAACACATCTTTCTCGACCTGCTGTATCCCATCATCTTAAGGTTTTACGAGATGCCGGTATTGTTTTTATGCGTAAAGAGGGGACAAAGAACTTTTATTATATAAATGTACGTACAGAATTAAGTTTATTAAGAACACTTGTGTTGGATATTGATAAGTTCATGCAAAGCTTTTATGGAAATGATGGAATTTAA
- a CDS encoding cysteine hydrolase family protein, producing MDNKNNALIIVDVQRAFDDKKWGERNNLMAEENICRILELWRNKGWQVIHIQHKSDNPNSVFHPDNEGFAIKELVAPIKGEVVINKKVNSSFIGTNLEEFLRLNDITTVVITGLTTPHCVSTTTRMSGNLGFNTYLISDATAAFGITDQNDNYYDAETIHNISLATLNEEFATILTTEQLLNRV from the coding sequence TTGGATAACAAAAATAATGCATTAATAATTGTAGATGTACAAAGAGCTTTTGATGATAAAAAATGGGGAGAACGAAACAATCTAATGGCAGAGGAAAACATTTGTAGGATACTAGAATTATGGAGGAACAAAGGTTGGCAAGTAATACATATTCAACACAAGTCCGATAATCCTAATTCTGTTTTTCATCCGGATAATGAAGGATTTGCTATAAAAGAATTGGTTGCGCCTATTAAAGGAGAAGTTGTTATAAACAAGAAAGTTAATAGTAGTTTTATTGGTACAAATTTAGAAGAGTTTCTCCGATTAAATGATATTACGACAGTGGTAATAACTGGTTTGACTACCCCACACTGTGTATCTACAACTACAAGAATGAGTGGGAATTTAGGTTTTAATACATATCTTATTTCAGATGCAACAGCAGCGTTTGGTATTACCGACCAAAATGATAACTATTATGATGCAGAGACGATACATAATATTTCCTTAGCAACTTTAAATGAAGAATTTGCTACAATACTTACAACAGAGCAACTTTTAAATAGAGTGTAA